One genomic segment of Podarcis raffonei isolate rPodRaf1 chromosome 7, rPodRaf1.pri, whole genome shotgun sequence includes these proteins:
- the GGH gene encoding gamma-glutamyl hydrolase: protein MLRADMASWAGLGRALGACCLLGLFCGAALPFSLQGANEKANINERPINERPIIGILAQETDFKSFQKYGSSYIGASYVKFIESAGARVVPIRLNRSDEEYDKIFNSINGILYPGGGVSLETSEFARVAKIFYNKALEANDRGDYFPVWGTCLGHQLLSVLTCGEDLLTWTNTDGFALPLNFTPDAKNSSIFQDFPADLLQVMASEPLTSNFHFWSLSVQNFTNNEKLRDFYKILTTNVHNNVDFISTMEAHEYPVYGVQWHPEKNSYEWKNSTGIPHSQAAVKVTYYIADFLVSEARKSNHHFANKSEETNALIYNFNPVFTGPFSSFDQAYFFD from the exons ATGCTGCGGGCGGACATGGCGAGCTGGGCGGGACTCGGGCGCGCGCTGGGCGCCTGCTGCCTCCTGGGCCTCTTCTGCGGCGCCGCGCTGCCCTTCTCGCTGCAGGGCGCGAACGAGAAAGCCAACATCAACGAGAGACCCATCAACGAGAGACCCATCATCG GAATATTAGCACAGGAAACTGACTTTAAAAGCTTCCAAAAATATGGAAGTTCTTACATTGGGGCATCATATGTGAAGTTTATTGAATCTGCTGGAGCCCGGGTAGTACCAATCAG ACTGAATCGTTCAGATGAAGAATATGATAAGATTTTCAATTCTATCAATGG GATTCTCTATCCCGGAGGTGGTGTTAGCCTTGAgacttctgaatttgccagagTTGCAAAGATATTCTACAATAAAGCACTAGAG GCTAATGATAGAGGGGACTATTTTCCTGTATGGGGGACATGCCTGGGACACCAGCTGCTTAGCGTCCTCACTTGCGGGGAAGACCTGCTCACCTGGACTAATACGGATGGCTTTGCATTGCCGCTGAACTTTACTCCAG atgcCAAAAACAGCAGCATATTCCAGGATTTTCCTGCTGATTTGTTGCAAGTGATGGCTTCTGAACCCTTGACATCAAACTTCCACTTCTGGAGCCTTTCTGTGCAG AATTTTACAAATAATGAGAAGTTGCGCGACTTCTATAAGATCTTAACAACTAATGTTCATAACAATGTGGACTTCATATCTACCATGGAAG CTCACGAATACCCTGTGTACGGCGTCCAGTGGCATCCAGAAAAAAATTCATATGAATGGAAGAACTCAACAGGCATTCCACATTCCCAGGCAGCTGTAAAAGTCACATACTACATAGCTGACTTCTTAGTCAGTGAAG CCCGGAAGAGCAACCACCATTTTGCCAACAAAAGTGAGGAGACCAACGCACTGATCTATAATTTTAACCCCGTTTTCACAGGGCCATTTTCCTCCTTTGATCAAGCTTATTTCTTTGATTAA